The following nucleotide sequence is from Neokomagataea tanensis.
GGGCATGACGGCACGGCCTGTGCCTCACTGACGTAACCATTATCTTCAGGCCGTACGCTCCGACGCGCCTCAACTTTTCGGAAGCCACGCTTGGCAATCCAAGGTGCACGCGGCTTGCTTAACCCTCTCGCTACATCGATTTCAACGTTTGTATCGGTATAAGGGCCAGACGTGTCATAAACGCGCACAGGCTCCTCATTTGCAGAAGGGTGCAGCGCAATCTCCCGGTATGGGACAACGATATCCTGATACCCCGGTGCGGAGGACCACTTTTTAACAGATCCCTCAATCGGGCCTGTTGTGACCTGTCCAACGGGGCGCTGCGCCTTTGCTGCATGCCCGCTCAAATTTTGCATATTGTCGCCCATATGTCCTCCTCACCCCAACGGGGGAAGACACGAAACGACAGACCTCACGAGTCCAAGCGCCCTGCATAACCATTCCCTCCGCCGGTCCTAACCGGATCAGGTTCCCCGGACGACACCATGGCGCCCGGCAGGGTCGTCACACCGCTCTTTGCCACAAACAAAGAACCAATGACCTCTCAGCTTCGTAGGTGAAGCTCCCCCTGGTGACTTTAGGATTCACGGCTTGGAGCTGCTTTGTCAATAAATCATTCAAATAACGAGGCCTCACATCGTCGTGTCTCAGATTCCACCCTGAAAATATGTGCTTTTTATACAACAATCCTCCAGCCAAAAACTTGACACATAAAATAACAATTTACTGAAAATGAGAATTATTATCATTAGCAAATCTGTAAAAATTTTTACAATTTAATGGAATAAAGACATGCTGGCCCTTCAAACGTCCTCTCACCCCAAAAAATACTTCTTGCTTTGCACAGCGCTAACCTTCGTCAGCGCTATGACGCTTCAATGCCTCACAAAACAAGCATTCGCTTCAGAAAACACAACAGCAACAACTAACAAACAAGACGCTAAACAAGCGCACAAAGCCGCAGCTGAAAAAAATGCTGCTAATGCAGCGGGCTCCACAGAGTCTATCGTTGTGATCGGGCAAAAGCTGGGCCGCTTGCAAAATACAAACAGCGCTATCACCGTTCTGAGAAAACTTGATTCCAGCGAATACCGTTCGCTTTACGATGTCGTAAACCGCGTACCCAACATGATCGGCAATGCGGCCGATATTCCAACCATTCGTGGTGTTACTGGCTCTGGCGCAGGCGGTGGTGTTTTCACGATTATGTCTGGTAGTCGCCCACGGACCGCCGTGATCATCGACGGCCTGCCAGAAACATATGCCGGGCAGCGCTACGCGGATTCCGGCACATGGGACATGGAGCAAGTCAGCGTACTACGTGGCCCGCAAGCAACGACACAAGGCCGTAATGCTATTGGTGGTGCCATCACCCTCTCGAGCAAGGCCCCAACGCAATTCTGGCAAGCCGCTATTCGCGGTGGTTACGAAAGTGCTGGAAGCAAAGGTACTTTTGCCGGAATGCTGTCAGGCCCAATTATTAAAGACGAGCTCGCATTCCGTATCACGGCCGACGGCGTGCGCGGCAACAGCTACATTCACTACCCCGGTACGAACTGGCCTTTCAATCCACGCGAAATTAGCCAAACCTCTGTCCGCGGTAAGCTCCTCTGGACACCAAAAGCCATTCCCAAACTCAGCGTGACGCTCATGGGATGGCACCGCGAGCAACAGGGCGAATATCTCTATACATCCACGGCGCCAGATTTGTTCAATTACCGCTTCGATAACACCAACATGAACACCCGGGTTACGGATTCTAGCGTTGACGAAGCCAGCCTTCGCGCCACCTACCAAATCTCAAACGCCCTCTCAAACCAGCTCACATATGGCCATGTCTGGTATGATGCGGTCTTCCGCCAATCCAACGCTTTAGGAAGCGCCAACACTCTGGCGCATTTTGCGCTCAAAGAACAAAATAATACCGTCGAAGATCGTTTTATCTATGCACCTGCAGCTTCACGTTTAAACGCTGTTGGCGGACTTTATTACTTCAATCGTGACCAAGACATTAAGTCTGACCTTGGCGTCAATGGCCCAGACAAAGAGCGCACCTACGCCGCTTATGTCGACGGCACTTTACATCTGGTTGCCGGGCTCAACCTTATTGCTGGCGCCCGCGTCGAACGTGAAGAGCAAAAACGTGACGTGGCACTGTCATGGGGCAAAGTGCAGAGCGATATTGGAACAACAATGTTCCTGCCAAAGGGTGGCCTGAGCTATACTTTCACCCCTGTTACCAGCGCCAGCTTTACAGTCCGCCGCGGCTATAACCCTGGTGGCGGTGCCATTGATTGGAACACTGGCTCTTATTATCAATACAATAAAGAAACAGTCACAACATACGAACTCGGGGGCCACACAGAACTGCTCGACCGAAAGTTAAACCTCAATACGAACTTGTTTTACAACGACTATCACTCCTATCAGGACCTTATAAACTATACCTTCGTAAATATTCCACGCGGACGTAGCCTTGGTCTTGAGGCAGAGGCTCTTTACAACTTCACAAAAAGCTTCCGCGTTTTTGGTGGGCTTGGGCTTCTGGCGACAAAAATTACACAGGCGCCAACACAGTATCAAAGCGTACAGGGCCAAAAATTCAGCAACGCTCCCTCTGCCACGCTGAACGTAGGCTTAGAGAAAACATTCAAAAACGGCCTCTTCTTGGGCGCGAACTTTAATCGCGTGGGAAGTTACGCCCCTCAAATTGCAAGCGGCCAAAGCGTTATCTCGGGCAATTACAATGTCTTGAACGCCAATATTGGCTATACGGCCCGCTACTACACCTTGAGATTCTACATTAAGAATCTGACCAACGAGCATATTTTGTACAGCGGTCAGAAGCTGTGGTCAGGTGTACAGGGGCAGGTTGGTCAGCCTCGTGCCTTCGGCTTCACGGTTGATGGCCATATCTAATATTTAATGCAGAATAAGGCATGTCTCTTTTTAGAGGGTGAAAGAGACATGCCTCATGTTTATGTAAGACAATCAGCTTCCGAAAAACGGAAGCTGTACTTGCTGTGTTACGCGGCTTTTGCGCGGCGAAGCTGATATTCCTGCCACAGAACATCTAACGCCTCGACCAACTCATCAATCATACCATCGTCGTGAAGCGGCCCCGGCGTGATACGCAAGCGCTCCGTACCACGCGGTACAGTGGGGTAGTTAATGGGCTGGATGTAGTGGCCAAACCGTTTAAGCAACGCATCGGACAATTCACGGCATAGCTGCGCCTCTCCTACCATTACCGGGACGATATGGCTGGGATTGCCAACATGCGGAATATTCTTGGCGTTCAAAGCTTCCCGTAAATGAGCAACGGCGCGCTGCTGGCCAGCCCTTTCTTCCGAGTGCTCACGCAGATAGCGAACACTTGCCAACGCGCCGGCCGCGATCATCGGCGGAAGCGCGGTTGAGAATATAAAACCAGAGCCAAAGGAGCGCACGAAGTCACAGAGCGGTGCTGAAGCGGCAATATAGCCGCCTACGACGCCGAAACCTTTACCGAGCGTCCCCTCAATAACCGTCAAACGATCAGAAAGTCCTAGCTTCTCGGCTATGCCGCCACCCTGCTCGCCGTACATGCCAACCGCATGCACTTCGTCCAAGTAAGTCATGGCACCGTAGCGATCGGCCAAATCACAGAATGCTTTGATAGGCGCTATGTCGCCGTCCATTGAGTACACAGACTCAAAAGCAATAATTTTAGGAACGTCAGCTGGCAGCGCCTTCAGGCGTCGCTCTAAATCTTCGACATCATTATGACGGAATATCTGCTTATCAGCACGGGAGTGGCGTATGCCCTCAATCATGGACGCATGGTTCAGCTCGTCAGAAAGTACCACGCAGCCCTTCAACCGCCCTGCAATTGTGCCCAGTGTTACCCAGTTTGAAAGATACCCTGAGTTAAAAAGCAGGGCTGCCTCTTTCCCGTGCAGAGCTGCCAATTCCTTTTCAAGCGCGACATGATAATGGTTGGTGCCTGAAATGTTGCGAGTGCCGCCCGCACCAGCACCTGTCTCATCAAGCGCTTTGTGCATTGCGTCCAGCACAACCTTATTCTGCCCCATGCCAAGGTAGTCATTGGAGCACCAAACGGTTACTTCACGGTCCAAACCATGGTGAAAAGCTTTAGGAAAACGCCCTGAACGACGCTCCAGCTCAGCAAAATAGCGGTAACTGCCATCCGCATGCAGTGCGTCAAGTGCTGTCTGGAATATCTGGTCATAGTTCATAGCGTTTTCTCCTGCACGGCTCTATGTAGGTTGCCCGCACGCAATGCCAAGTGCGTCGTGACAGAGAAGACAGGCTGATACAAGCAACAGAAGTCTAAATAACACTTACCACTCGGGCGCCACGCATTTTTACACGTCTTCCCAAAGTTTCAGCAACGGCCCAAACACTACCCATCATTTCGTGGCAACCAATCGCGGTGGCAAACTCTCTCAACTCTTCTGTATCCACCCCACAGGCCACAATCCTAAGCTTTAAAGCCTGCACCGCACTTAACGCTGCACGGTAAAAAGCCACTTTAACGGGGTCCAGCAGCGCATCATCGGCTTGAGCACGGCAAAGACGGCCAGAATTCAGAAGCACTGAGCAATCAAACTGCACGCCACTAAGAAGCCCGCCCAAAGCACGGTCTTTTAAAAGCGTCAAACTCGATACCCCGCTCCCAAAGCCCGATAAGTAAATCCCAACACCCCGGTCTCTCAACGCTGCCAGCGTGAAGCACGTTTCCACGTCTGAACGACGCAGACCATCTTCCGAAAAAACCAAATCCAGACATGCGGGATCAAAGCCCGTGTCTTCTAAAATTGCAGCCAGACGTTCGTTAAACCCGGCATCTGGGGCTGAACTATCCCCCAGCGCCACCATCAGGCGCTTGCCCTTTTCCCATTGAGCCGCCTGTAAACATGCGGAGCGAAGAAGCTCCCCATCACTTTTTTGAACGGCATGTTCCGGGTTCTTGATCCGTGCTTTTCGAGCTATAGGGCGTGGAACAGAGAGGCCCAGTTGCTTCATATCAGCTTGTGCCCCGACGGGGTGCCCCTCAGGTTCAACAACTGGCTTATGCCGGGTTTGCCACCGCAATGCTGGTGGAGCGCTTTTACGTCGGGCACGCCGGCTGCGCAGGGTTGTCGCAAAAATTTCAGTATTAAATAAAATGCTTTTGAGGTCTTTGTCTCTGCCATTCGGTTCGTCTGAACCGTTGCCCTTAACAGTATCAGGCATATCTGACCGTGACACCAAAGCGTTCACCTGCTCCAAAACATCAATGGCCGCGCCATCTTCGTAGGTGTTCAACGCTGATATCTCCTCTTTATTTCGCGAAGATATTGCGTCTTAAAATTCTAATATTTCCTTAATTTCTGCCATTTTTCCCTTTTTATCTGACACAAGACCATGTCGATACAAAATTCGTCGCAAATTACCACTCTTCTTCAAGGTATAAATAGATTACGAATTAAAACACCATCGTTTGAAACACCCGCTTCGCTCTGGCGTTTGTTCCAGACCTTCACTGTTTGCCTTCCTCTTTTTCGAAGCTACCCCTTCGCATTTAAGAGAAGAAACACTACCTAACCCTCCCAAGATTTCTTCTTGTCCTCAAGGACCCTGCACATGACGGCTTCCGCCATACGCACAGGCCCCGATACATCGGCCCCTAGCCCCTTCCGGCAACTGCTGCCATTTTGGCAAATTACGCTTGCGTCATTCTTGGGCTGGTTCCTTGATGCGTTTGACCAGACCAGCCTGCAATTCACCCTACCCGATATCGCAAAAGATCTCGGCTGCACCCTAACCGCCCTTGGTGGTGTCCTCATGGCCCAAGCTATTGGACGCGCTATCGGCAATACAGGCTGGGGCTGGCTTTCAGACCGTTACGGGCGGCGCTTCGCATTCATGCTCGGCGTTATCTGGTTTGCTGTCTTTTCTGCCATGACAGGCCTCGCGCACAGCATTCTCTTTCTCATTGTTGTGCAATTCATGTTCGGCATTGGCTTTGGCGGCGAATGGACAGCATCTGCTGCATTGCTAATGGAAAGCGTGCCTGCACGGACGCGCCCTATGGCTTCCGCCATCATGATGTCTGGCTACGAAGTGGGGTATTTCTCTGCCAATGCCGCGCAAGAACTGGTTCTGCCACATTATGGCTGGCGTGCTCTTTTCTTCATCGGCCTGGTACCGGCTTTGTTGGCGCTTTTCATTCGTATCGGTGTGAAAGAAAGTCCTGTCTGGCTCCGCAAACGCGCTGAACTACTCGACGGAGCGTCCCCTCAGGAAAAGCGCCCCCGCCCCAAATTCCGCTTCGACGCGGCGGCAATTCAGGCGATTTCCTTCATGGCCGTCTTGGAGTTCCAAAAAGCGGCAATTTACACCTTTTATCCAACCATCCTGCGCACCTCACACGAGCCTGCCCTGCACAGCATTTTCTGGCCTGTTACGCTGTACTGCATTGGCTCTCTGACAGGAAAAATCCTTTGCGGCTGGCTAGCCCAAAAGTTTGGGGATCTCAAGGTCATGCTTGGGGCACTCGTACTCATCGTGCTGACCATCTGGCCGTTCCTAAACGCCGTATCTTGGCCTGCGCTTCTGGTCTCTGCCTTCGTAATGGGTGGCGCATCCTCGGGTATTTTCGCCCTCGTCCCGCATTACCTTTCCAAATGCTTCCCATCGGAAACGCGCAGTTTCGGAATGGGGCTGGGCTATGCTCTTGGATCGCTGGGGCAAGGCATTGCCAGCCGCCTGATCCCCGGTATGGGACCAACACCAGCTACTCTGCCGATTGCGGCTGAATCGCTGGTCATCGGTTCATCTCTCCTGACGGCTGGCATTGCGATACTGCAACCTAAGCATCTCCCCGGCGCCGTCATGGAAGGCGACGAGGACGAACAAAAAGAGGGGCATTAAGCCCCTCTCCAACACTACTCTCTGGATTTCAACTCTACTTCAAACGGCAACCGCAGCAGCCACCCACTCAGCTACGCGGATGCCGTCAATCCCCGCTGAGAGGATACCTCCGGCGTAGCCGGCACCCTCACCAGCTGGGAAAACACCCTTCACGCTGGGGCTATGCCCATCCTGCCCACGCCGCAAACGGATGGGCGAAGATGTTCGCGTTTCCACGCCCGTCATTACCGCGTCTGCCATGGAGTAGCCGCGCAATTTGCGCTCAAACCGAGGCAAAGCCTCGCGCATGGCCTCCGTGACAAAGTCCGGCAAACACAATGAAAGATCGGTGGGCGTCACGCCCGGCGTGTAAGACGGGATCACACTACCCAATGTCGTGGAAGGCTTACCTTCCAAAAAATCACCCACCCGCTGTGCAGGCGCTCGGTAATCACCGCCGCCAACTTTGTAGGCCTCTTTTTCCCATTTCCTTTGAAAGGCAACACCGGCCAACACGTCATCAGGGTAGTCCAGCTCAGGCTTAACCTCGACGACCATCCCCGCATTAGCATTCCGCTCTGCGCGGGAGTATTGGCTCATGCCGTTCGTAACAACCTGTTCCGGCTCAGATGTTGCAGCGACAACCTGACCACCGGGGCACATGCAGAACGAGTAAACACCACGCCCGTTGGACGCATGATGGACAAGTTTATAATCCGCAGCACCGAGCAAATGATGCCCCGCCTGGTCCCCAAAGCGCGCTGCATCAATAACCGCTTGAGGGTGTTCAATACGAACGCCAATAGAGAAAGGCTTTGCATCCATGGCAATGCCCTGACGGTGCAACATGGCAAACGTATCGCGTGCTGAGTGCCCTACGGCCAACACAACATGCGATGCAGGCAACACGTCACCATTCGCCAAACGCAAACCTGTAAGGTGACGGTTTTCGCCTTCGCCCTCGGTTACGAGGTCGTCCACACGCGTGCTGAAACGGTATTCCCCGCCAAGACGCTCAATTTCTTCCCGCATGAACATGACCATTCTGACAAGTCGGAACGTACCAATATGCGGTTTTGAAATTGTCAGAATTTCTTCTGGTGCTCCTGCCCGTACAAATTCTTCCAAAACACGACGCCCGAGATTTCTCGGGTCAGAAACCCCCGAATAGAGCTTACCGTCTGAGAAGGTACCAGCCCCACCCTCGCCAAATTGAACATTACTCTCCGGCGTCAATACAGAACGACGCCACAAAGCAAAGGTGTCTTTAGTCCGTGACCGAACGTCCTTCCCCCTCTCCAGCACAATTGGCCTCAGGCCTGCCTGTGCTAATGTCAGGGCGGCCATCAGGCCACAAGGTCCAGCTCCAACGACAACAGGGCGCGGAGTATCGGCGCTAATAGCCACCTGCGGCAAACGATACTCAGTGTTAGGGCGCGGGCGGATATGTGGGTTTTCCGCATGCACGGCCAACAAACGAGCCTCGTCATCCACGGCACAATCTAGGCTGTACACAAGCACGATGTGCCCGCGTTTGCGCGCATCGTAACCCCGGCGTGCGACTGTCACGTCGCATTTTTGTGCCGCAGACAGCTTCAAGGCTGCACGTGCAGCCTCCTCCAAAGCCTCTGGAGTATGATCAAGCGGTAGACGTAGTTCTGTTAGGCGTATCATGCGTGCGGGCCGTGCTTCTTTGCTGCATGCTCTGGGTCTGCGATCTGGGTGTCTGGCGTGCCTTCCATAATCCGGTCCATCAGCGCCATCAGCAGGCCAGATACAACGAAAGCAAGATGTATGCCCACGCTCCATTCTAATGCGCGCGTGCTCGTCTCATCGACGCGAATGAAATCCGCCAGAACGTGGATCGCTGACATTGCGACAATAGAAGCCATCAGCTTAATTTTAATATCGCCAAAAGTGACGTGACCAATCCATGCGGGATAATCTGCGTGTTCACGAATATCGAGGCGCGAAACAAAGTTTTCGTACCCAGAAAACATCACAATAAGAAGAAGATTGGCCAAAAGGACCAAATCAATCAGATCAAGAACACCAACAAATACATCATCAAAATCAAGATGATGCACATGCATGACTAATTCTGCTAGTTGCTGGAAAAATTTGAACGCGACCAGCAGCAGCCCAATGGTCAGGCTGAAGTACAGCGGCGCGGCGATCCAACGCGTGGCAAAAAAAGCCCTCTCCATCACTTTCTCTATAGAGAGACCTCTCTTGGAACGAGACGAAGCAGCGGGAGCCGCATTCGTGCTCTCCGAAATATGGTCATGTTGCATGTCAGTCATGGCCTCCCTACTACGATCTTGTCTTTCTTTACGCCACACCCTTGTGACGTTTCTGCGTCGCTTCCACAAAATTATGCCTTGCCCGGACGACATATCTTTGGCGCAAGACCAAAATTGCGCTATGCAAACCCTCCCATAACACAGCCCCTTCCGAAAATGACTGATAACTCCCCTCAGCACTCAAAGCCGTGCGGAAACGATTCGCACCAGCATGCGTCCAGAACGGATACTCATCATCATTCGCATGATGACGGCCACCATGATCACAGCCATGATCATGGTCACGCACACGATCACCATGGGCATGGGCATGGGCATGGGCATGGGCATGGGCATGGGCATGGGCATGGGCATGGGCATGGGCACCATCATCACGCGCCGGCAAACTTCGGGAAAGCCTTCGCCGCGGGAATAAGCCTGAACATTGTGTATATTCTCGCAGAAACCGTATGGGGACTACGGGTTCATTCCATGTCACTTCTGGCGGATGCCGGGCATAACCTGTCCGATGTTTTGGGACTGGCAAGCGCATGGTTCGCTCAAATACTGGCACGCCGTACGCCAAGTAGCCGCTTCACTTACGGAATGCGCCGCGCAACCATCCTCTCCGCACTCGCAAATGCCGTTTTCCTGCTGCTCGTTACCGGCGGGATTATCTGGGAATCTGTTCTGCGGCTTGTCACACCCACAGCAGTCGCTGGGAATGTGGTAAGTTGGGTCGCCTTAGTTGGTATCCTCATCAATGGCGGCACTGCTCTTCTCTTCATGCGCGGAGCCCATGACGATCTGAACATGCGCGGAGCTTTTCTCCACATGGCCTCTGATGCCGTCATGGCATTTGCAGTTGTACTGGCTGGCATCGCCATAGCGTGGACAGGTCAAACCATCATTGACCCCGTCGTCAGCTTGCTTGTCTCGCTCTTCATCATCGCAGGCACGTGGTCGCTCTTGAAAGGTTCCGTCACCCTCTCTCTCGATGGCGTTCCTGACGGAATTGACATTGTACAGGTTGAACAAACATTGCGTGCCCTGCCCGGCATTCAAGATATTCATCACCTGCATGTCTGGCCTATGAGCACGACTGAAACAGCATTGACGGTCCACATCCTCCGCGATGCAGAGAACGAGACCGTCACTAACGCCCAGATTATCGATGCGGCACGTGCTGAACTACGCAAACGTTTTCGTATCGGGCACCCCACCTTCCAAATTGAGGATGCACTGACCGCATGCGCCTCCCAGCACCAAAACTGCCAAAAGCCTGATTAATGACCGATCGCCGTAATGTTGCACGCCTCTCGATTGGCGTCAGTCTTATTGTCTTGGCTGTAAAATATGCAGCCTATTTGGTTTCAGGCTCTGACGCCCTGCTTTCCGATGCGATTGAAACCATACTTAATGTCATCGCTGCTTGCGGAACGCTTTTTGCGCTGACGGTTGCCATTCGCCCCGCTGATGACAACCACCCTTATGGCCATGGCAAAGCAGAATACCTTTCTGCCGTTATTGAAGGCGTGCTGGTTGTTCTCACGGCGTTAGGCATTCTCCTAATTTCCATCTTAGACTGGATGCATCCCCACCCTGTCAAAGCCCCGCTCTCCGGCGTGGCATTGAATGCTTTAGCTGGGCTTATCAACTTAATCTGGGCACGCATTCTCATCGGCGTCGGCCGTAAACAGAGCTCCCAAGCCCTCCTTGCTGCGGGCGAACACGTGCAGTCCGACGTCTGGGCGACTATTGCCCTCGTCATTGGCGTAGCGCTCATTCCTATCCTGCATTGGGACCGGCTAGACGCACTGCTTTCTGGCATTGTTGCTATAAACGTTCTGCGCGCTGGCTTTTCCATGATGCGCCACTCCATGTCGGACCTCATGGATGAAGCCCCAGCCCCTGACTGCATTGATAACGTACGCAACGCAATTTCCCAAAGCGCAACAGGCGCAATTGAGGCGCATGACGTGCGTATCCGCAAAGTCGGTGACCTGCATTTTGTTGAGTTCCACCTTGTTGTACAGAACGATATGAGCGTCGATGAAGCACATACGATTTGTGACCGGGTCGAGGCCGCTATTCGGGATGAGCTGGGCCGCGCCTCCATCCACATTCACGTTGAGCCAAGCAATAAAGCCAAGCACTCTGGTGTGCTCGTCTTATCCTGAGCAGGTTGAAGAACTGCGACTTCACTACATCACCCCGCAACGGAATCTTATCTTGCACGTTCCAGTATCCTTGACCCCATTCTTTTAAGGGTGCAGGAGCGGGAGAGGCGTTGCGGAACCCCCTCCCCAACACCTTTTTTTGCCGCAAAATCCTGCAAACCGGACAGTGTGCTCTTGGCTGATCATACACCCAACACCTCCGCCGCCTCCCCAAAACCGACCCCGGGCGGGCACGTCTCCTCCAAGCACGCTTTGCGCCGCAAAGACCGCATACACCACCTGCGCCGTTCCGCGCGCCAAACCCAAACACAGTGGAAGCGCACTGCACTTTACTGGGCCGGGGCCGTTTTAATCGGCATCGTCGCAGTTTTGTTCGCGAAATTAGGGGACAGCGCGGCCGACCTCCGCGAGCGCATCATTGAATGGCACCCTTGGGTGATGCTGATCCTGTCGCCTATCGGTTTTGCTCTCATCATGTGGGTAACACGAACCGTGTTCCAGGGGGCGCAGGGCTCCGGCATACCGCAGACAATTGCAACTCTGCACATTGACGACTTCAAAATTGTTGATCGCATTCTCTCCTTCCGCATTGCGCTCGGCAAAGTCCTCATGACATGCCTTGGGATTATCTGCGGTGCATCCGTTGGTCGCGAAGGCCCCAGTGTACAGGTGGGCGCTTTCATCATGCACAGCTTCTCGCGAGTACTCGGACAATCCAGTATTTCTGCACGCAGAAGCATGATTTTGGCTGGCGGCGCTGCAGGCATGGCTGCGGCCTTTAACACCCCCCTTGCAGGCATTGTGTTCGCCATCGAAGAATTGTCTCACTCATTCGAACAACGCACATCTGGCCGCACTCTTACCGTTGTCGTCCTTTCAGGTGTTACAGCAATCGCCCTATTGGGAAATTACACATATTTCGGCCATGCGGACGTAGACGTTCCGGTCGGAACAGCGTGGATTGCCGTTTTAACCTGCGGTATTCTGGGCGGGCTGGCCGGAGGAAGCTTTTCCTCCCTCATCATCCGCATATCGCGTGGTTTGCCTAAGCCCATCGGCCCTTTTGCGGCCAAACACCCGATCCTCTTTGCTGGCATTTGTGGGTTTATCACGGCTGTTATCGGTATTCTTTCTCACGGCCAAACATACGGCACGGGGTACGCACAATCCCGAGCCATCTTTGCTGGCACCGAGCATTATCCGGCCTCCTTCTTTGTACTTAAATACATCGCTATGGTCGTCTCGTACTGCTCAGGCGTGCCGGGCGGCATGTTTGCACCATGCCTCGCCGTTGGCGCTGGAATAGGCGGTTGGGTCGAGCAGTTCCTTCCCCACACCAACCCGGGGGCTGTCGTCCTGCTCGGAACTGTTGCATATTTTTGTGGCGTTGCTCAGTGCCCGCTTACAGCTACCATCATCGTGATGGAAATGTGCGATAACCAACAAGTTACTCTCGCACTGCTCGCAACATCCTTCCTTGCTTTCGGTGTATCACGAATGGTGTGTCCCCGCCCCCTCTACGGTGCGCTGGCAGACCGTTTCCTCGAAGCAGTAGACCGCAAGCACAGGGGCATCAGTAAAAGGCGCCCCAAACCTCCCGCCACCTCGGACGAACGCGTTCCCTAATCCCCCGCCCCGGCCTCTTGGTCGGGGTTTTTTGTAACTGTGTTTTACAGAACACACATAATTTGCAATATAACAAAATGCGAATGTTTCTCATTTACATCTTTTGTTAAAAAAACTAGCCCTCCCTCAAATCACATTTGGTTTTAGGGAAATTCAATGTCGCCTTTCCACCGGCTCTGCCTTCTCAGCAGCTCATCGTTATTTGTGACAGCTCTCAGCTTCACCGCAGCGCAACCCAGCTTGGCAGCGCAACACAAGCACACCCATCATGGACAAACTGCACATACGAAAACATCGGCATCGCGCCATGCCAATGCCACAACTCAAACAGCTCCCAGCCCTGTAGCAAGCGGCACCACTGCACAAGCACACCCGCAAGCACCGAAAACAGACACGTCGATTGAAGCACAAGGCGATGAAGACCGCTTTACTGCTTGGGGCCATTCACATCCGCAACTCACTGGGACATCGCCCAATCCGAAATTTACCGCCTCTTTGCTCAACACACCGCGCAGCGTATCCGTCATCACGCATGAGCAAATGAAGCTGGTGAATGCCACCTCCTTTGAGGAAG
It contains:
- a CDS encoding TonB-dependent receptor; this translates as MLALQTSSHPKKYFLLCTALTFVSAMTLQCLTKQAFASENTTATTNKQDAKQAHKAAAEKNAANAAGSTESIVVIGQKLGRLQNTNSAITVLRKLDSSEYRSLYDVVNRVPNMIGNAADIPTIRGVTGSGAGGGVFTIMSGSRPRTAVIIDGLPETYAGQRYADSGTWDMEQVSVLRGPQATTQGRNAIGGAITLSSKAPTQFWQAAIRGGYESAGSKGTFAGMLSGPIIKDELAFRITADGVRGNSYIHYPGTNWPFNPREISQTSVRGKLLWTPKAIPKLSVTLMGWHREQQGEYLYTSTAPDLFNYRFDNTNMNTRVTDSSVDEASLRATYQISNALSNQLTYGHVWYDAVFRQSNALGSANTLAHFALKEQNNTVEDRFIYAPAASRLNAVGGLYYFNRDQDIKSDLGVNGPDKERTYAAYVDGTLHLVAGLNLIAGARVEREEQKRDVALSWGKVQSDIGTTMFLPKGGLSYTFTPVTSASFTVRRGYNPGGGAIDWNTGSYYQYNKETVTTYELGGHTELLDRKLNLNTNLFYNDYHSYQDLINYTFVNIPRGRSLGLEAEALYNFTKSFRVFGGLGLLATKITQAPTQYQSVQGQKFSNAPSATLNVGLEKTFKNGLFLGANFNRVGSYAPQIASGQSVISGNYNVLNANIGYTARYYTLRFYIKNLTNEHILYSGQKLWSGVQGQVGQPRAFGFTVDGHI
- a CDS encoding EAL domain-containing protein, which produces MNTYEDGAAIDVLEQVNALVSRSDMPDTVKGNGSDEPNGRDKDLKSILFNTEIFATTLRSRRARRKSAPPALRWQTRHKPVVEPEGHPVGAQADMKQLGLSVPRPIARKARIKNPEHAVQKSDGELLRSACLQAAQWEKGKRLMVALGDSSAPDAGFNERLAAILEDTGFDPACLDLVFSEDGLRRSDVETCFTLAALRDRGVGIYLSGFGSGVSSLTLLKDRALGGLLSGVQFDCSVLLNSGRLCRAQADDALLDPVKVAFYRAALSAVQALKLRIVACGVDTEELREFATAIGCHEMMGSVWAVAETLGRRVKMRGARVVSVI
- a CDS encoding MFS transporter — its product is MTASAIRTGPDTSAPSPFRQLLPFWQITLASFLGWFLDAFDQTSLQFTLPDIAKDLGCTLTALGGVLMAQAIGRAIGNTGWGWLSDRYGRRFAFMLGVIWFAVFSAMTGLAHSILFLIVVQFMFGIGFGGEWTASAALLMESVPARTRPMASAIMMSGYEVGYFSANAAQELVLPHYGWRALFFIGLVPALLALFIRIGVKESPVWLRKRAELLDGASPQEKRPRPKFRFDAAAIQAISFMAVLEFQKAAIYTFYPTILRTSHEPALHSIFWPVTLYCIGSLTGKILCGWLAQKFGDLKVMLGALVLIVLTIWPFLNAVSWPALLVSAFVMGGASSGIFALVPHYLSKCFPSETRSFGMGLGYALGSLGQGIASRLIPGMGPTPATLPIAAESLVIGSSLLTAGIAILQPKHLPGAVMEGDEDEQKEGH
- the hemA gene encoding 5-aminolevulinate synthase, which produces MNYDQIFQTALDALHADGSYRYFAELERRSGRFPKAFHHGLDREVTVWCSNDYLGMGQNKVVLDAMHKALDETGAGAGGTRNISGTNHYHVALEKELAALHGKEAALLFNSGYLSNWVTLGTIAGRLKGCVVLSDELNHASMIEGIRHSRADKQIFRHNDVEDLERRLKALPADVPKIIAFESVYSMDGDIAPIKAFCDLADRYGAMTYLDEVHAVGMYGEQGGGIAEKLGLSDRLTVIEGTLGKGFGVVGGYIAASAPLCDFVRSFGSGFIFSTALPPMIAAGALASVRYLREHSEERAGQQRAVAHLREALNAKNIPHVGNPSHIVPVMVGEAQLCRELSDALLKRFGHYIQPINYPTVPRGTERLRITPGPLHDDGMIDELVEALDVLWQEYQLRRAKAA